From Corvus hawaiiensis isolate bCorHaw1 chromosome 13, bCorHaw1.pri.cur, whole genome shotgun sequence, one genomic window encodes:
- the TRPM1 gene encoding transient receptor potential cation channel subfamily M member 1 isoform X8 — protein sequence MEGIKKGKLTGSLRRMSGSFKRTSFKGSASGSQRGQKAWIEKTFSKRECIYVIANNKDVTRCCCGQLINQHIPPPPSITANKNGEETKQVEAQPEKWSVSKHTQAYPTDAYGNLEFQGGGHSNKAMYIRVSYDTKPDSLLHLMVKDWQLELPKLLISVHGGLQNFEMQPKLKQVFGKGLIKAAMTTGAWIFTGGVSTGVIRHVGDALKDHSSKSRGRICAIGIAPWGIVENKEDLIGKDVTRVYQTMSNPLSKLSVLNSSHTHFILADNGTLGKYGAEVKLRRQLEKHISLQKINTRLGQGVPVVGLIVEGGPNVISIVLECLQEEPPLPVVICDGSGRASDILSFAHKYSEEGGIINESLRDQLLVTIQKTFNYNRNQAHQLFVILMECMKKKELITVFRMGSEGQHDIEMSILTALLKGTNASAPDQLSLALAWNRVDIARSQIFVFGHHWPPLGSLTAPDGTAPEKEKKSPVPQTKAGRGKGKGKKKGGKAKEEPEEEIDPRKLELLNWVNSLEQAMLDALVLDRVDFVKLLIENGVNMQHFLTIPRLEELYNTRLGPPNTLHLLVRDVKKGNLPPDYHISLIDIGLVLEYLMGGAYRCNYTRKSFRTLYNNLFGPKRPKALKLLGMEDDEPPTKGKKKKKKKEEEIDIDVDDPEVSRFQYPFHELMVWAVLMKRQKMALFLWQRGEESMAKALVACKLYKSMAHESSESELVDDISQDLDNNSKDFGQLAVELLDQSYKHDEQIAMKLLTYELKNWSNSTCLKLAVAAKHRDFIAHTCSQMLLTDMWMGRLRMRKNPGLKVIMGILFPPTILFLEYRSYDDYSYQTSKENEEGKEKEEENADANADTGSRKGDEENGKKKQQSLPIGTKIYEFYNAPIVKFWFYTISYLGYLMLFNYIILVRMERWPSVQEWIVISYIVTLALEKVREILMSEPGKLSQKVKVWLQEYWNITDLVAISVFIVGAILRLQNQPYMGYGRVIYCVDIIFWYIRVLDIFGVNKYLGPYVMMIGKMMIDMLYFVVIMLVVLMSFGVARQAILHPDEEPSWRLARNIFYMPYWMIYGEVFADQIDPPCGDNLYDDDGKRLPPCIPGAWLTPAIMACYLLVANILLVNLLIAVFNNTFFEVKSISNQVWKFQRYQLIMTFHDRPVLPPPMIIFSHIYIIIRRICCRCKKGDGDQDERDRGLKLFLNDEELKKLYEFEEQCVEEYFQEKEDEQQSSNDERIRVTSERVENMSMRLEEVNEREHFMKASLQTVDLRLSQLEELSGRMVNALEKLAGIDKSELTYTRSWASSECDAAYLLRQSSVNSSDGYSMSKYHISGDELTYDDSTTPMSPAMRKKAHSIGTKEDGTDPRMLVPEHQAGLHTSSANAVTTADHSKSTSEIAQNVSRTHSGSGGLGSEKKGVFSSDGMIPQSVNQMNAVTNSQSVAGSDFQNTQLKVERTKLEATISYPLDKSKAMRYFPPETFSACQTTMMKSRSFIFAQGRKLVGGVNNWTSEYSTIMDQVCPSAVEQWATEWKYEVEQQLSQERPPEYLGLISEAERQAEEKQTDTDDDSNVGEAGMSASYTSMPATVKAEKENLLSVKAERTSGFPSVRSKSLHSHSRKAKSVKDKLNRPGHASSVTNLVVAFGSTTEEQKTRQENASTETEC from the exons gGCCAGAAGGCTTGGATAGAGAAGACCTTTTCTAAAAGAGAATGCATCTATGTAATTGCCAACAACAAAGATGTTACCAG gtgctgctgtggccaGCTCATTAACCAACATATTCCACCTCCTCCAAGTATAACAGCTaataaaaatggagaagaaacaaagcaagtgGAAGCTCAGCCAGAGAAATGGTCTGTTAGTAAACACACCCAAGCATACCCAACTGATGCCTATGGAAACCTGGAATTCCAGGGAGGAGGACATTCAAATAAGGCCATG TACATCCGTGTATCATATGACACTAAACCAGATtctctgctgcatctcatgGTGAAAGACTGGCAACTGGAACTGCCCAAACTCTTAATCTCTGTCCATGGAGGCCTCCAGAACTTTGAAATGCAGCCTAAATTAAAGCAAGTGTTTGGAAAAGGTCTGATAAAGGCTGCCATGACCACAGGAGCTTGGATTTTCACTGGTGGTGTTAGTACAG GTGTCATTCGTCATGTGGGAGATGCCCTGAAAGATCATTCTTCCAAATCCAGAGGACGAATATGTGCCATAGGAATTGCACCGTGGGGCATTGTAGAAAACAAGGAAGATCTAATAGGAAAAGAT GTAACACGAGTTTACCAAACAATGTCAAACCCTCTAAGTAAGCTCTCCGTGCTCAACAGTTCCCACACCCACTTCATCCTGGCGGACAACGGCACATTAGGTAAATATGGAGCTGAAGTAAAGTTACGGCGTCAGttggaaaaacacatttccctCCAGAAAATTAACACAC GACTGGGGCAAGGTGTTCCTGTAGTTGGGCTCATAGTGGAAGGAGGTCCCAATGTGATCTCCATTGTCTTGGAGTGTCTGCAGGAAGAACCCCCTCTCCCAGTTGTGATCTGTGATGGCAGCGGGCGAGCATCTGACATTCTGTCATTTGCACACAAGTATTCAGAAGAAGGAGG GATAATAAATGAATCTCTTAGGGACCAGCTTCTAGTTACCATCCAGAAAACCTTTAACTACAACAGGAATCAAGCTCATCAGCTGTTCGTCATTCTTATGGagtgcatgaaaaaaaaagaactt ATCACCGTGTTCCGCATGGGCTCCGAAGGGCAGCACGACATTGAGATGTCCATCCTAACTGCTCTCCTCAAAG GTACCAATGCATCTGCTCCAGACCAACTCAGCCTGGCTTTGGCCTGGAATCGTGTAGACATTGCACGGAGCCAGATCTTTGTCTTTGGACACCACTGGCCA CCTTTAGGAAGCCTTACAGCTCCTGATGGTACAGCTCctgagaaggagaagaaatctCCAGTACCTCAGACTAAagcaggcagaggaaaaggaaaagggaagaaaaagggaggaaaagcaaaagaagaacCAGAAGAAGAAATAGACCCAAGAAAACTTGAACTCCTGAACTGG GTGAATTCCCTGGAGCAGGCTATGCTGGATGCACTGGTCCTCGATCGAGTGGACTTTGTGAAACTGCTTATTGAGAACGGAGTGAACATGCAGCACTTCCTGACTATTCCTCGCCTGGAGGAACTTTATAATACT aggCTGGGTCCGCCAAATACGCTGCATTTGCTAGTCAGAGATGTGAAAAAG gGAAATCTTCCACCAGATTATCATATCAGCCTAATAGATATTGGTCTTGTCCTGGAATATCTCATGGGTGGAGCCTATCGCTGCAACTATACTCGGAAAAGTTTTCGGACTctttataataatttatttggaCCAAAGAGG CCAAAAGCTCTTAAACTACTGGGGATGGAG gaTGATGAGCCTCCCAccaaagggaagaagaaaaagaaaaaaaaggaggaagagattGATATTGATGTGGATGACCCAGAAGTCAGCCGCTTTCAGTACCCCTTTCATGAGCTGATGGTGTGGGCTGTGCTTATGAAACGGCAGAAGATGGCCCTCTTCCTTTGGCAGCGAGGGGAGGAATCCATGGCCAAGGCACTTGTGGCTTGTAAACTCTACAAGTCTATGGCCCATGAGTCTTCTGAGAGTGAGCTGGTGGATGACATCTCTCAGGATCTGGACAACAACTCAAA AGATTTTGGCCAGCTGGCTGTTGAACTCTTGGATCAGTCCTATAAACATGATGAGCAGATTGCCATGAAACTGCTGACCTATGAACTGAAAAACTGGAGTAATTCTACCTGCCTGAAGTTGGCTGTGGCAGCTAAACACAGGGACTTCATTGCTCACACCTGCAGCCAGATGCTCCTAACAGACATGTGGATGGGGCGACTGCGCATGCGGAAAAACCCCGGCCTGAAG GTTATAATGGGAAttctcttccctcccaccaTCCTTTTCCTAGAGTATCGGAGTTATGATGACTATTCCTACCAGACGtcaaaagaaaatgaggaaggcaaggaaaaggaggaggaaaatgcg GATGCAAATGCAGATACAGGCTCCCGAAAAGGGGATGaagagaatggaaagaaaaaacaacagagcCTTCCAATTGGAACAAAGATCTATGAGTTCTATAATGCACCTATCGTAAAATTTTGGTTCTACACA ATATCATACCTTGGTTACTTGATGTTATTTAATTACATCATCTTGGTGCGGATGGAACGGTGGCCATCAGTCCAGGAATGGATTGTCATCTCCTACATTGTGACATTGGCTTTGGAGAAAGTCAGAGAG atTCTGATGTCAGAGCCTGGCAAGTTGAGCCAAAAAGTCAAAGTTTGGCTCCAGGAATACTGGAATATTACTGACCTGGTGGCTATTTCAGTATTTATCGTAGGAGCGATTCTTCGCCTGCAGAACCAGCCTTACATGGGTTATGGAAGAGTGATTTACTGCGTAGATATCATTTTCTGGTACATTAGAGTACTAGATATCTTTGGTGTGAACAAATATCTGGGACCTTACGTCATGATGATTGGAAAGATG ATGATTGACATGCTGTACTTTGTGGTCATCATGCTTGTGGTTCTGATGAGCTTTGGAGTAGCCCGCCAGGCTATCCTGCACCCAGACGAGGAACCCTCCTGGAGACTGGCTCGCAACATCTTCTACATGCCCTACTGGATGATCTACGGAGAGGTGTTCGCTGACCAGATAGACC ctccttGTGGGGACAATCTTTACGATGATGATGGTAAACGCCTCCCTCCGTGCATCCCAGGGGCCTGGCTCACTCCTGCTATTATGGCCTGTTACCTTTTGGTGGCAAATATCCTGTTGGTAAACCTGCTAATTGCTGTCTTCAA CAATACCTTCTTTGAGGTAAAATCAATATCCAACCAAGTCTGGAAGTTCCAGCGATACCAGCTGATCATGACATTCCATGACAGACCTGTCCTGCCACCACCAATGATTATCTTCAGCCACATCTACATAATCATCAGGCGGATCTGCTGCCGCTGCAAGAAGGGTGATGGAGACCAGGACGAGCGTGACAGGGGACTGA AGTTATTTCTGAATGATGAAGAGCTAAAAAAACTGTATGAGTTTGAAGAGCAGTGTGTAGAAGAATACTTCCAGGAGAAAGAGGATGAGCAGCAGTCATCTAATGATGAACGCATCAGAGTTACCTCTGAAAG AGTTGAAAATATGTCAATGAGGCTGGAAGAAGTGAATGAAAGAGAACATTTTATGAAAGCTTCTCTCCAGACAGTCGACCTTCGGCTCTCTCAGCTGGAAGAGCTCTCTGGTCGGATGGTGAACGCTCTGGAGAAGCTGGCAGGCATCGACAAATCAGAGCTGACGTACACACGCTCGTGGGCGTCGTCAGAGTGTGATGCTGCTTATCTCCTGAGACAGAGCAGTGTGAACAGCTCTGATGGTTACAGCATGTCCAAATATCACATCAGTGGCGATGAGCTGACCTATGATGACAGCACCACACCTATGTCGCCAGCCATGCGTAAAAAAGCCCATTCTATTGGTACCAAAGAAGATGGAACAGACCCAAGGATGCTGGTTCCAGAACACCAAGCTGGACTCCATACCTCGAGTGCTAATGCAGTCACCACAGCAGATCACAGTAAATCTACATCAGAAATTGCACAGAATGTTTCCAGAACCCATTCTGGTTCAGGTGGTTTGGGGAGTGAAAAGAAGGGGGTTTTCAGTAGTGATGGAATGATTCCTCAAAGTGTAAACCAGATGAATGCTGTAACAAACAGTCAGTCAGTAGCAGGGTCAGATTTTCAGAACACTCAGTTAAAAGTAGAACGTACCAAGTTAGAAGCAACCATCTCTTATCCCTTGGACAAATCCAAAGCAATGCGCTATTTTCCTCCTGAAACTTTCAGTGCTTGTCAAACCACTATGATGAAGTCAAGGAGCTTTATATTTGCACAAGGTAGAAAGCTGGTTGGAGGAGTTAACAACTGGACCTCGGAGTATAGTACCATTATGGATCAGGTGTGCCCTTCTGCAGTTGAACAGTGGGCCACGGAGTGGAAATACGAAGTTGAGCAGCAGCTTTCTCAAGAGCGTCCTCCAGAATACCTCGGCTTGATCTCTGAAGCAGAAAGGCAAGCTGAGGAGAAGCAGACAGACACAGATGACGATAGTAACGTTGGTGAAGCAGGTATGAGTGCCTCTTACACCTCTATGCCTGCCACTGTCAAAGCCGAGAAGGAGAATTTGCTGTCAGTAAAGGCAGAAAGGACTTCTGGGTTCCCGTCAGTACGCTCCAAGAGTTTGCACAGCCATTCCCGGAAAGCCAAGTCTGTGAAGGACAAATTAAATAGACCAGGACATGCCAGCAGTGTAACTAATTTGGTGGTAGCATTTGGCAGCAcaacagaagaacagaaaactaGGCAAGAAAATGCATCTACAGAAACTGAATGTTAA